From Gimesia panareensis, the proteins below share one genomic window:
- a CDS encoding sulfatase, whose translation MIHSLGRSLLFAFACSVLFFTMTSIAPAADSKPNVLFLICDDLNCDLGCYGHPQVQSPNIDKLAKRGVRFQNAYCQFPLCGPSRASFMTGMYPDQTLVHRNAIYIREHVPNVKTIPQMFRDNGYFATRVGKIYHYNVPKHIGTGGHDDPYSWNQTFNPRGRDVDDEDLIFSLTPGSFGGTLSWLAADGTDEEQTDGIAADIAIKQLKKFAKSKQPFFLAVGLYRPHTPYVAPKDYFKKYPTDQINVPQIPDGYLNTIPKPARQSVTRKKNQVNLPDNLARQAIQAYYSSITFADAQLGKILHALKESGLEDNTIIVFTSDHGYHMGEHGHWQKTTLFENATHVPLIIAGPGVLAKGQTAESPAEMVDFYPTLAELCEMKAPASAAGVSQVPTLKDASVSSRDSAFTQYANGYSLRTPRYRYTEWGEDGKQGVELYDHTTDAAEMKNLGTDPATAEVRAKLAKQLHKRIEQANVHPKGVTQVKFENRRRVPK comes from the coding sequence ATGATCCACAGCCTCGGTCGATCTCTACTGTTCGCTTTCGCGTGCAGTGTTCTGTTTTTCACAATGACATCAATCGCTCCCGCAGCTGATTCCAAACCCAACGTTCTCTTTCTGATCTGCGACGATCTCAACTGCGACCTGGGCTGCTACGGACATCCACAGGTACAGTCCCCCAATATTGACAAGCTGGCCAAACGGGGAGTCCGCTTCCAGAACGCTTACTGTCAGTTCCCCCTCTGTGGTCCCAGTCGGGCTTCCTTCATGACCGGCATGTACCCTGACCAGACGCTCGTACATCGCAATGCCATCTACATTCGCGAGCACGTTCCCAATGTGAAGACCATTCCGCAGATGTTTCGCGATAACGGCTACTTCGCCACCCGGGTCGGTAAGATCTATCATTACAATGTTCCCAAGCACATCGGAACCGGCGGACACGATGATCCCTACTCGTGGAATCAGACCTTCAATCCCCGCGGCCGGGACGTGGATGATGAAGACCTGATCTTCAGCCTGACTCCCGGCAGTTTTGGAGGCACGCTCAGCTGGCTCGCTGCAGACGGGACCGACGAAGAACAGACCGACGGCATTGCCGCCGATATCGCCATCAAGCAACTCAAAAAGTTTGCGAAAAGTAAACAGCCTTTCTTCCTGGCAGTGGGTCTGTATCGGCCACATACTCCCTATGTTGCGCCCAAAGATTATTTCAAAAAATACCCCACCGATCAGATCAATGTCCCGCAGATTCCTGATGGATATCTCAATACGATTCCCAAACCGGCCCGTCAGTCGGTCACACGGAAAAAAAATCAGGTTAACCTGCCAGACAATCTGGCACGACAGGCGATTCAGGCGTATTACTCGTCGATCACTTTCGCCGATGCGCAGCTGGGAAAAATCCTGCATGCTCTGAAAGAAAGCGGACTGGAAGACAATACGATCATCGTCTTCACTTCCGATCACGGCTATCACATGGGTGAGCATGGTCACTGGCAAAAGACGACACTCTTTGAAAACGCAACACACGTTCCGCTGATCATTGCCGGTCCCGGTGTACTGGCGAAAGGGCAGACCGCGGAATCTCCCGCGGAGATGGTCGACTTCTATCCGACCCTGGCCGAGCTGTGTGAGATGAAAGCCCCCGCTTCGGCTGCCGGTGTGAGCCAGGTACCAACGCTCAAGGATGCTTCCGTGTCATCGCGTGATTCCGCTTTCACGCAATATGCGAACGGCTACAGCCTGCGGACTCCCCGTTACCGCTATACCGAATGGGGCGAAGACGGAAAACAGGGCGTCGAACTTTACGATCACACCACCGACGCTGCTGAAATGAAGAACCTGGGAACTGATCCCGCGACGGCAGAAGTCCGTGCGAAACTGGCGAAACAGTTACATAAACGGATCGAACAGGCGAACGTCCATCCCAAGGGAGTGACGCAGGTCAAATTCGAAAACAGGCGACGTGTCCCTAAATAA
- a CDS encoding DUF1501 domain-containing protein yields MSQSDFSPENAHGIHHQSGSSFASFAPGSDLIRSGSRRWFLQTGMAGLAGLSLPELLRQKAQAAPQAQTSQKFQAKSVIMIWLSGGPSQLDTWDLKPQAPKEIRGPFNPIQTSVSGIEICEHLPKQAAMMDKFAIIRSMDATASNHTPTTFQAANPKSRRTNDNRDGGGYPSMGSVAAKFRGPNVPGMPGFVALADSMVSDIYGAGHLGHRYEPLDGVKAAGKFGMPNGVSSSRLTSRDELRRQFDQLRKHADLSPDLSLQDRYVQEAYDMVLSGNVAKAFDVSKEPQKIRDQYGAHSFGRKSLLARRLVEAGVTFITMSDAWGHWDHHGDEVKWGGITKGLKPMLPVFDHGITTLVSDLEERGLLDSTLVLVLGEFGRGPVITKTDGRGHWTPVMSMLAAGAGVPGGQVIGATDRRGGEIAERRLGPGDLGATVFKKLGIDPYGHWIKPGGRPTPLVEGPSGPIAELG; encoded by the coding sequence ATGTCCCAGTCAGACTTCAGCCCGGAAAATGCCCACGGAATACACCATCAGAGTGGCAGCAGTTTCGCCAGCTTCGCCCCCGGCTCAGACCTGATTCGCAGCGGCAGCCGTCGCTGGTTCCTGCAGACAGGTATGGCAGGACTGGCCGGTCTGTCTCTTCCCGAACTGTTACGGCAGAAGGCACAAGCAGCTCCCCAGGCACAGACCAGTCAGAAGTTTCAGGCCAAGTCCGTGATTATGATCTGGCTTTCTGGTGGCCCCAGTCAGCTCGATACCTGGGATCTGAAACCGCAGGCCCCCAAGGAAATCCGCGGACCGTTTAATCCGATTCAGACCTCGGTCAGTGGTATCGAAATCTGCGAGCATCTACCCAAGCAGGCGGCAATGATGGACAAATTCGCCATCATCCGTTCCATGGATGCCACCGCCAGCAATCATACACCCACCACGTTCCAGGCAGCGAATCCCAAATCTCGGCGAACGAACGACAACCGTGATGGAGGCGGCTATCCGTCAATGGGTTCGGTCGCTGCGAAATTCCGCGGTCCCAACGTTCCCGGTATGCCGGGCTTTGTGGCACTCGCGGACAGCATGGTGTCAGACATTTATGGTGCCGGCCACCTGGGTCACCGCTATGAACCGCTGGATGGTGTCAAAGCAGCCGGCAAGTTTGGCATGCCCAATGGAGTTTCGTCATCCCGTCTGACCAGCCGCGATGAACTGCGCCGGCAGTTTGACCAGCTGCGAAAACATGCCGATCTGTCGCCCGATCTTTCCCTGCAGGATCGATACGTGCAGGAAGCGTACGACATGGTCCTCTCGGGTAATGTTGCCAAAGCCTTTGATGTGAGCAAAGAACCGCAGAAGATCCGCGACCAGTATGGAGCTCATTCCTTCGGCCGCAAATCACTGCTGGCCCGCCGCCTCGTGGAAGCCGGTGTGACGTTCATCACCATGAGCGATGCCTGGGGGCACTGGGATCACCATGGCGACGAAGTGAAATGGGGCGGGATTACCAAAGGTCTGAAACCGATGCTTCCTGTCTTCGATCACGGCATCACCACCCTCGTCAGTGATCTGGAAGAGCGCGGTCTGCTCGATTCGACACTGGTACTGGTGCTGGGTGAATTCGGCCGTGGTCCGGTCATCACGAAAACCGATGGTCGTGGCCACTGGACTCCCGTGATGTCGATGCTGGCAGCGGGTGCGGGTGTGCCCGGCGGTCAGGTGATCGGTGCGACAGACCGACGTGGCGGTGAGATCGCCGAACGACGACTGGGCCCGGGCGACCTGGGCGCCACCGTATTCAAGAAACTGGGCATCGATCCCTACGGCCACTGGATCAAACCAGGTGGACGTCCCACGCCACTGGTCGAAGGTCCTTCAGGTCCGATCGCCGAACTGGGTTAA
- a CDS encoding amidohydrolase family protein: MNLSRRAFSKSLFLAGLGCAAGQWPARSSQAAAPKIEAGTGFIDVHTHIGTYTDPKKNLSVEGLLRWMDENEVEKAVVLPLTSPESTKYLQTTESALAAGKAYPDRLIPFCSVDPRTTHAGSVQSLVSMIQAWVDQGAKGFGEHKVGLNFDDPLMMRVYEACQEVGIPLLFHIDNIRGKDVPGLKRLENALKTFPELNFIGHGPGWWASISGGLDQKSLGGYPKTKVKPGGAIDDLMSRYPNIYGDLSAGSGANAISRDLAFGTEFLIRRQDRILFGTDYLAPGQNVPQFELFETLVLPDTVRSKICRENAIKLLKLS; encoded by the coding sequence ATGAATCTTTCCCGACGTGCGTTTTCGAAATCTCTGTTCCTGGCCGGCCTGGGTTGTGCTGCCGGTCAATGGCCTGCCAGAAGCTCACAGGCTGCCGCCCCCAAAATCGAAGCCGGCACCGGGTTTATTGATGTTCACACTCACATCGGCACTTACACCGACCCGAAGAAGAATCTCTCGGTCGAAGGCCTGTTGCGGTGGATGGATGAGAATGAAGTCGAAAAAGCGGTCGTGCTGCCGTTGACTTCACCTGAATCAACGAAGTATCTGCAGACCACCGAATCCGCGCTCGCAGCCGGCAAAGCGTATCCCGATCGTTTGATTCCCTTCTGCTCAGTCGATCCCCGCACAACTCATGCGGGCTCTGTCCAGTCACTGGTCAGCATGATTCAGGCCTGGGTCGATCAGGGAGCCAAAGGGTTCGGCGAACACAAGGTCGGGCTCAATTTTGACGACCCGCTGATGATGCGTGTCTACGAAGCCTGTCAGGAAGTTGGTATTCCGCTGCTGTTCCATATCGATAACATCCGCGGCAAAGACGTCCCCGGTCTGAAAAGACTGGAGAATGCGCTCAAGACTTTTCCCGAATTGAACTTCATCGGCCATGGTCCCGGCTGGTGGGCTTCCATCTCTGGAGGACTCGATCAGAAATCACTGGGCGGTTATCCCAAGACCAAAGTCAAACCGGGTGGGGCGATCGACGATCTGATGAGCCGCTATCCCAACATCTATGGCGATCTCTCTGCCGGCTCGGGAGCCAACGCGATTTCCCGCGACCTCGCTTTTGGCACCGAGTTCCTGATCCGTCGCCAGGACCGGATTCTGTTCGGCACCGATTACCTCGCTCCCGGGCAGAATGTCCCACAGTTCGAGCTGTTCGAGACGCTGGTCCTTCCGGATACGGTTCGCAGTAAGATCTGCAGGGAAAACGCGATCAAGCTGCTGAAACTGTCTTGA